A stretch of Lactuca sativa cultivar Salinas chromosome 6, Lsat_Salinas_v11, whole genome shotgun sequence DNA encodes these proteins:
- the LOC111901102 gene encoding MND1-interacting protein 1 has product MLPYCIRYEPFCMLSLLLNHRTSAFKHRNTLELMSTGIKARRVHPNRMSQPPEPSPKALVTPSGSDPDSSLNPMGFQLGFNKSAQTPNLNPNFDDETLDHYTYEQLEDSILKKIELLYIKAISQLVSSGYDEHAVLEAILRNGHCHGKMDPLTNILHNAQIYLSTADSGCNDKFVSTEKVFANLKLLREATLISLLCWLRKSYPFMSRRDAMCWLLVSDLHTIRVSSSKISNDDGDGVNTQMDDPHPNWSEPTPSMLVLLKDNADFLAAEYRSLDGDSLVADVKHSKVSLEGLCMKNQTSTKSILKRFNDLNPKDEILMSLMKEIKDLDTRINEKKKWADEKALQAAKRLCEDRNELKKLRMEKEDNEWTKKQKSPLDIDHPTMKSLIDAEMALRALDTECDHALMLMSYLEIENLEIKAEIMASKLSASESVTSIVESAKREKKHLKKILAWEKQKGKLEEDITSEKQKLVEIEEEMIQVEASKKTAEEKWREEQESKKHALARVEQEMILKEQTISDNKRIQESLHARIDLDLKCQKDDIQRLEQELSRVKSLTDPDHYRASLFGTHFGNDTIGKMLHGSSDEGDESDDEAYYECVMCGENEVSVVFLPCAHEVVCGDCNKGLKKDECPTCGVAIEQRIRVFGGSS; this is encoded by the exons ATGCTTCCTTATTGCATCCGTTACGAACCATTCTGCATGCTCTCTCTTCTCTTGAATCATCGAACTTCCGCTTTCAAACATCGAAATACACTT GAGCTAATGAGCACTGGTATTAAAGCACGACGTGTTCACCCCAATCGGATGTCTCAGCCTCCGGAACCTAGTCCCAAAGCATTGGTTACACCATCAGGTAGTGATCCTGATTCTTCTTTAAATCCGATGGGTTTTCAATTGGGGTTTAACAAATCGGCACAAACCCCtaatttaaaccctaattttgatgatGAAACGTTGGATCATTATACATATGAGCAACTTGAAGActctattttgaaaaaaatagaGCTTTTGTACATCAAGGCTATTTCCCAGCTTGTTTCATCAGGCTATGATGAGCATGCTGTTTTAGAAGCTATATTGAGGAATGGACATTGTCATGGGAAAATGGACCCATTGACTAACATTTTGCATAATGCCCAAATATATTTGAGTACTGCCGATAGTGGATGCAATGATAAATTTGTTAGCACCGAGAAAGTGTTTGCTAATTTGAAGTTGTTGAGAGAAGCTACACTCATTTCTTTATTATGTTGGTTGAGGAAAAGTTATCCATTTATGAGCAGAAGGGATGCCATGTGTTGGTTACTCGTTTCTGACCTTCATACAATTCGTGTaagttcatcaaaaatctctaATGATGATGGCGATGGTGTTAATACACAAATGGATGATCCACATCCAAATTGGTCAGAGCCCACTCCATCAATGCTTGTCCTTTTAAAAGATAATGCAGACTTTTTAGCTGCAGAGTATAGAAGCTTGGATGGAGATTCTTTAGTTGCAGATGTAAAACATAGTAAGGTAAGTCTTGAAGGTTTGTGTATGAAGAATCAAACATCTACCAAAAGTATCTTGAAAAGATTCAATGATTTGAATCCCAAGGATgagatacttatgagtttaatgaaaGAAATCAAGGATCTTGATACACGCATCAATGAAAAAAAGAAGTGGGCTGATGAGAAAGCATTGCAAGCAGCAAAAAGGTTGTGTGAAGATCGCAATGAGTTAAAGAAGTTAAGAATGGAAAAGGAGGATAACGAATGGACTAAGAAGCAGAAGTCACCTCTTGATATTGACCACCCCACCATGAAGAGTCTCATTGATGCAGAGATGGCTTTGAGGGCATTAGATACAGAATGTGATCATGCACTAATGTTAATGAGTTATCTTGAAATTGAGAATTTAGAAATTAAAGCTGAAATTATGGCTTCAAAGTTGAGTGCTTCTGAGTCTGTGACTTCAATTGTTGAGTCTGCTAAAAGGGAGAAGAAGCATCTCAAGAAGATTTTAGCGTGGGAGAAACAAAAGGGTAAGTTGGAGGAAGATATTACATCTGAGAAACAGAAGCTCGTGGAGATAGAAGAAGAAATGATTCAAGTTGAAGCATCTAAAAAAACAGCCGAG GAAAAATGGAGGGAGGAACAGGAATCCAAAAAACATGCTCTTGCACGTGTAGAACAAGAAATGATTCTCAAAGAACAAACCATATCAGACAACAAAAGAATCCAAGAATCATTACATGCAAGAATTGATTTGGATTTGAAATGCCAAAAAGATGACATACAAAGACTCGAACAAGAACTCTCACGGGTCAAATCTTTGACTGACCCGGATCATTATCGGGCTAGTCTTTTTGGGACCCACTTTGGAAATGATACTATTGGGAAAATGCTTCATGGATCTAGTGATGAAGGTGATGAAAGTGATGATGAAGCTTACTATGAATGTGTAATGTGTGGTGAAAATGAAGTTTCTGTGGTATTTTTACCATGTGCTCATGAAGTAGTTTGTGGTGATTGCAATAAGGGTCTTAAGAAGGATGAATGTCCAACTTGTGGGGTTGCGATTGAACAAAGGATTCGTGTTTTTGGTGGAAGTTCCTAG